From Hymenobacter sedentarius, a single genomic window includes:
- the mnmE gene encoding tRNA uridine-5-carboxymethylaminomethyl(34) synthesis GTPase MnmE, which translates to MVQTIFSDTIVALSTPPGAGALAVVRLSGPAAIAITASVFSKKSMPDAAGHTLHYGTLRDPSSGEILDEVVAALYRSPRSFTREDVVEISCHGSDYVVRQVLGLLLRQGARLAEAGEFTKRAFLNGAMDLAQAEAVADLIASDSALSHRVALNQLRGGFSQELRELRARLIKFAALLELELDFGEEDVEFADRTGLAQLLSEVRGVVAGLLHSFELGNVIKNGITVVIAGRPNAGKSTLLNALLREERAIVSAIPGTTRDFIEDEVSIDGLRFRFVDTAGLRDNPADEVEAIGVSRTRQRVRQAALLLYLFDLTEMTPAEVIAEIQELTRGLALPVLAVGNKTDLATPNAQGAFLAQFQAAQVGLASPTPMVLVAAGQKRGLDELQTALLTEVRGSALENTASATIVTNVRHARALETAAAHLQAVQAGLDTGQGTELLAADLRHALAALGEITGEISSEDLLTSIFTQFCIGK; encoded by the coding sequence GTGGTCCAAACCATTTTTTCCGATACAATCGTCGCCTTGTCCACGCCTCCCGGTGCGGGCGCGCTGGCGGTGGTCCGCCTATCGGGCCCGGCGGCCATCGCCATCACGGCCTCGGTATTCTCTAAGAAAAGCATGCCCGATGCCGCGGGCCACACGCTGCACTACGGCACCCTGCGCGACCCCAGCTCGGGTGAAATTCTGGACGAAGTAGTAGCGGCGCTCTACCGCAGCCCGCGCTCGTTCACCCGCGAAGACGTGGTAGAAATCAGCTGCCACGGCTCCGATTACGTTGTGCGCCAGGTGCTGGGCTTGCTCCTGCGCCAGGGCGCCCGTCTGGCCGAAGCTGGCGAGTTTACCAAGCGGGCTTTTCTGAACGGGGCCATGGACCTGGCCCAGGCCGAAGCCGTGGCCGACCTCATCGCCTCCGATTCGGCCCTGAGCCACCGGGTGGCGCTGAACCAGCTGCGCGGCGGCTTCTCGCAGGAGCTGCGCGAGCTCCGGGCCCGGCTCATCAAGTTCGCGGCCTTGCTGGAGCTGGAGCTGGACTTTGGTGAAGAGGACGTGGAGTTTGCCGACCGCACCGGCCTGGCCCAACTCCTGAGCGAAGTGCGCGGGGTGGTGGCCGGGCTGCTCCATTCCTTCGAGTTGGGCAACGTCATCAAGAACGGCATTACCGTGGTCATTGCCGGGCGGCCCAATGCCGGCAAGTCCACGCTGCTCAACGCCTTGCTGCGCGAGGAGCGCGCCATTGTGTCGGCCATTCCGGGCACCACCCGCGACTTTATCGAAGACGAGGTCAGCATCGACGGCCTCCGGTTTCGCTTCGTGGACACCGCCGGGCTGCGCGACAATCCCGCCGATGAGGTGGAAGCCATTGGCGTGAGCCGCACCCGCCAGCGCGTGCGCCAGGCCGCCCTGCTGCTCTATTTGTTCGACCTGACCGAAATGACGCCGGCGGAGGTAATAGCCGAAATCCAGGAGCTCACCAGGGGCCTAGCCTTGCCGGTGCTGGCGGTGGGCAACAAAACCGATTTGGCAACGCCCAACGCGCAAGGAGCTTTTTTAGCTCAATTTCAAGCCGCGCAGGTAGGCTTGGCCAGCCCCACGCCCATGGTGCTGGTAGCCGCCGGCCAAAAGCGTGGGTTGGATGAGCTGCAAACGGCATTGCTAACCGAAGTGCGGGGCTCCGCGCTGGAGAACACCGCGTCCGCTACCATCGTCACCAATGTGCGCCATGCCCGCGCGCTGGAAACGGCTGCCGCCCACCTTCAGGCCGTGCAGGCGGGCCTGGATACCGGCCAGGGCACCGAGCTGCTGGCTGCCGACCTGCGCCACGCCCTGGCAGCGCTGGGTGAGATTACCGGAGAAATTTCTTCCGAAGACCTGCTCACCAGCATTTTCACACAGTTCTGCATCGGTAAATAA